The Daucus carota subsp. sativus chromosome 2, DH1 v3.0, whole genome shotgun sequence genome includes a window with the following:
- the LOC108206489 gene encoding F-box/LRR-repeat protein At3g48880-like isoform X1, with translation MEKDEEERKYKKKRRRDRRHRKRKRRGARFKTTNAGAVPRSAEMAVDRWLDLPSGPLGQIFSKLNPIDAILVIPLVCKYWGQIFLKQVFRIQENSTDLDLTRLCSTPLYSLFHLSGNENVRAKRLMTVIVGFLHAFASGSENDAHNSTAARPTLITDLDTGAALSIHDRHLVYIAQRCPDLRSLLLPCVKNITRKGISRALQCWSGMEMLMVRGPLNNLPLPVIIEEIGVNCKNLKSIHLTYFKFQRQSAELIVSNLKSLERLGLRHVKISKYALHSFLSRLKKPMLLYLDSCFYTNNEDRGEQACFKIWNIQIGCRIKWRTNICSYKVEELYTSKGLTDLIWKLKN, from the exons ataaaaagaagaggCGAAG AGATCGCAGACACAGAAAAAGAAAACGTCGTGGTGCAAGGTTCAAGACCACGAATGCGGGTGCTGTTCCCAGATCGGCAGAAATGGCTGTTGACCGATGGCTAGATTTGCCAAGCGGTCCACTGGGTCAAATCTTTTCTAAATTAAACCCCATAGATGCGATTCTCGTGATTCCATTGGTCTGCAAATACTGGGGTCAGATCTTCTTGAAGCAAGTATTTCGTATACAAGAGAATAGTACTGATTTAGATCTCACCCGATTATGTTCCACACCTTTGTATTCCCTTTTTCACCTATCTGGGAATGAGAATGTAAGGGCAAAGAGGTTAATGACTGTGATTGTTGGTTTTCTTCATGCATTTGCCTCTGGGAGTGAAAATGATGCTCACAATAGTACTGCAGCCAGGCCAACTTTGATCACAGATTTAGACACTGGGGCCGCACTCTCCATTCATGACAGACACCTTGTTTATATTGCGCAAAG GTGTCCAGACCTCAGAAGTCTTCTCCTCCCTTGCGTGAAAAACATTACGCGCAAAGGAATTTCAAGGGCACTGCAGTGCTGGAGTGGCATGGAAATGTTGATGGTGCGGGGACCACTCAATAATCTACCTCTCCCCGTTATTATCGAAGAAATCGGAGTTAATTGTAAGAATCTTAAATCCATTCATCTTACTTATTTCAAGTTCCAACGGCAATCAGCAGAACTGATCGTGTCGAATCTGAAATCTTTGGAGAGATTAGGTCTGCGTCATGTTAAAATATCCAAGTATGCGCTACATAGCTTTTTGTCAAGGTTGAAGAAACCAATGTTGCTGTATCTTGATTCTTGtttctatacaaataatgaagaCAGAGGTGAGCAAGCCTGCTTCAAAATATGGAATATTCAGATAGGTTGTAGAATCAAGTGGAGGACTAACATATGCAGCTATAAAGTGGAGGAATTGTATACCTCTAAAGGACTCACTGATCTAATCTGGAAGCTCAAAAATTAG
- the LOC108206489 gene encoding uncharacterized protein LOC108206489 isoform X4, with protein sequence MEKDEEERKYKKKRRRDRRHRKRKRRGARFKTTNAGAVPRSAEMAVDRWLDLPSGPLGQIFSKLNPIDAILVIPLVCKYWGQIFLKQVFRIQENSTDLDLTRLCSTPLYSLFHLSGNENVRAKRLMTVIVGFLHAFASGSENDAHNSTAARPTLITDLDTGAALSIHDRHLVYIAQRPQKSSPPLREKHYAQRNFKGTAVLEWHGNVDGAGTTQ encoded by the exons ataaaaagaagaggCGAAG AGATCGCAGACACAGAAAAAGAAAACGTCGTGGTGCAAGGTTCAAGACCACGAATGCGGGTGCTGTTCCCAGATCGGCAGAAATGGCTGTTGACCGATGGCTAGATTTGCCAAGCGGTCCACTGGGTCAAATCTTTTCTAAATTAAACCCCATAGATGCGATTCTCGTGATTCCATTGGTCTGCAAATACTGGGGTCAGATCTTCTTGAAGCAAGTATTTCGTATACAAGAGAATAGTACTGATTTAGATCTCACCCGATTATGTTCCACACCTTTGTATTCCCTTTTTCACCTATCTGGGAATGAGAATGTAAGGGCAAAGAGGTTAATGACTGTGATTGTTGGTTTTCTTCATGCATTTGCCTCTGGGAGTGAAAATGATGCTCACAATAGTACTGCAGCCAGGCCAACTTTGATCACAGATTTAGACACTGGGGCCGCACTCTCCATTCATGACAGACACCTTGTTTATATTGCGCAAAG ACCTCAGAAGTCTTCTCCTCCCTTGCGTGAAAAACATTACGCGCAAAGGAATTTCAAGGGCACTGCAGTGCTGGAGTGGCATGGAAATGTTGATGGTGCGGGGACCACTCAATAA
- the LOC108206489 gene encoding F-box/LRR-repeat protein At3g48880-like isoform X3, with translation MEKDEEERKYKKKRRRDRRHRKRKRRGARFKTTNAGAVPRSAEMAVDRWLDLPSGPLGQIFSKLNPIDAILVIPLVCKYWGQIFLKQVFRIQENSTDLDLTRLCSTPLYSLFHLSGNENVRAKRLMTVIVGFLHAFASGSENDAHNSTAARPTLITDLDTGAALSIHDRHLVYIAQRCPDLRSLLLPCVKNITRKGISRALQCWSGMEMLMVRGPLNNLPLPVIIEEIGVNCLRHVKISKYALHSFLSRLKKPMLLYLDSCFYTNNEDRGEQACFKIWNIQIGCRIKWRTNICSYKVEELYTSKGLTDLIWKLKN, from the exons ataaaaagaagaggCGAAG AGATCGCAGACACAGAAAAAGAAAACGTCGTGGTGCAAGGTTCAAGACCACGAATGCGGGTGCTGTTCCCAGATCGGCAGAAATGGCTGTTGACCGATGGCTAGATTTGCCAAGCGGTCCACTGGGTCAAATCTTTTCTAAATTAAACCCCATAGATGCGATTCTCGTGATTCCATTGGTCTGCAAATACTGGGGTCAGATCTTCTTGAAGCAAGTATTTCGTATACAAGAGAATAGTACTGATTTAGATCTCACCCGATTATGTTCCACACCTTTGTATTCCCTTTTTCACCTATCTGGGAATGAGAATGTAAGGGCAAAGAGGTTAATGACTGTGATTGTTGGTTTTCTTCATGCATTTGCCTCTGGGAGTGAAAATGATGCTCACAATAGTACTGCAGCCAGGCCAACTTTGATCACAGATTTAGACACTGGGGCCGCACTCTCCATTCATGACAGACACCTTGTTTATATTGCGCAAAG GTGTCCAGACCTCAGAAGTCTTCTCCTCCCTTGCGTGAAAAACATTACGCGCAAAGGAATTTCAAGGGCACTGCAGTGCTGGAGTGGCATGGAAATGTTGATGGTGCGGGGACCACTCAATAATCTACCTCTCCCCGTTATTATCGAAGAAATCGGAGTTAATT GTCTGCGTCATGTTAAAATATCCAAGTATGCGCTACATAGCTTTTTGTCAAGGTTGAAGAAACCAATGTTGCTGTATCTTGATTCTTGtttctatacaaataatgaagaCAGAGGTGAGCAAGCCTGCTTCAAAATATGGAATATTCAGATAGGTTGTAGAATCAAGTGGAGGACTAACATATGCAGCTATAAAGTGGAGGAATTGTATACCTCTAAAGGACTCACTGATCTAATCTGGAAGCTCAAAAATTAG
- the LOC108206489 gene encoding F-box/LRR-repeat protein At3g48880-like isoform X2 has translation MDRDRRHRKRKRRGARFKTTNAGAVPRSAEMAVDRWLDLPSGPLGQIFSKLNPIDAILVIPLVCKYWGQIFLKQVFRIQENSTDLDLTRLCSTPLYSLFHLSGNENVRAKRLMTVIVGFLHAFASGSENDAHNSTAARPTLITDLDTGAALSIHDRHLVYIAQRCPDLRSLLLPCVKNITRKGISRALQCWSGMEMLMVRGPLNNLPLPVIIEEIGVNCKNLKSIHLTYFKFQRQSAELIVSNLKSLERLGLRHVKISKYALHSFLSRLKKPMLLYLDSCFYTNNEDRGEQACFKIWNIQIGCRIKWRTNICSYKVEELYTSKGLTDLIWKLKN, from the exons ATGGACAGAGATCGCAGACACAGAAAAAGAAAACGTCGTGGTGCAAGGTTCAAGACCACGAATGCGGGTGCTGTTCCCAGATCGGCAGAAATGGCTGTTGACCGATGGCTAGATTTGCCAAGCGGTCCACTGGGTCAAATCTTTTCTAAATTAAACCCCATAGATGCGATTCTCGTGATTCCATTGGTCTGCAAATACTGGGGTCAGATCTTCTTGAAGCAAGTATTTCGTATACAAGAGAATAGTACTGATTTAGATCTCACCCGATTATGTTCCACACCTTTGTATTCCCTTTTTCACCTATCTGGGAATGAGAATGTAAGGGCAAAGAGGTTAATGACTGTGATTGTTGGTTTTCTTCATGCATTTGCCTCTGGGAGTGAAAATGATGCTCACAATAGTACTGCAGCCAGGCCAACTTTGATCACAGATTTAGACACTGGGGCCGCACTCTCCATTCATGACAGACACCTTGTTTATATTGCGCAAAG GTGTCCAGACCTCAGAAGTCTTCTCCTCCCTTGCGTGAAAAACATTACGCGCAAAGGAATTTCAAGGGCACTGCAGTGCTGGAGTGGCATGGAAATGTTGATGGTGCGGGGACCACTCAATAATCTACCTCTCCCCGTTATTATCGAAGAAATCGGAGTTAATTGTAAGAATCTTAAATCCATTCATCTTACTTATTTCAAGTTCCAACGGCAATCAGCAGAACTGATCGTGTCGAATCTGAAATCTTTGGAGAGATTAGGTCTGCGTCATGTTAAAATATCCAAGTATGCGCTACATAGCTTTTTGTCAAGGTTGAAGAAACCAATGTTGCTGTATCTTGATTCTTGtttctatacaaataatgaagaCAGAGGTGAGCAAGCCTGCTTCAAAATATGGAATATTCAGATAGGTTGTAGAATCAAGTGGAGGACTAACATATGCAGCTATAAAGTGGAGGAATTGTATACCTCTAAAGGACTCACTGATCTAATCTGGAAGCTCAAAAATTAG